A single genomic interval of Sulfurimonas sp. C5 harbors:
- a CDS encoding metal ABC transporter substrate-binding protein translates to MALLSLVVVITIMTTGSNNEKLSSKPLVTTSNFAIYDVLKHIGGDKIELVNILPFGVDPHSFEPTPKGIAKLEKSKLFFYSGAILEPWTENIKSEVKSVDVSQYVSLKEFDEEDEHQHEEHHEHDHHGAYDPHYWLDVDNMKQIAQAVTEKLSILNPKNKHLFEKNEKNYIASLEELDNLYKQKLLSCKLDTIVVTHNAFEYLAQRYGFQVESLTGLSTEEQPSAQDVKRIFQEIQERNIQMVFFENFSSQKNIQTIADDLGIKVENLQPLGNITAEELDQNLTYVDIMKNNLEKIAKAMQCN, encoded by the coding sequence TTGGCTTTATTGTCGCTTGTAGTTGTTATTACAATCATGACAACTGGTTCAAATAATGAAAAACTCTCTTCAAAGCCTCTTGTAACAACAAGTAATTTTGCGATCTACGATGTTTTAAAACATATCGGCGGTGACAAAATAGAACTAGTAAATATTTTACCGTTTGGTGTTGATCCTCACAGTTTTGAACCTACACCGAAGGGGATCGCAAAACTTGAAAAAAGTAAATTATTTTTTTACAGCGGAGCTATTTTAGAGCCATGGACTGAAAATATAAAATCAGAAGTTAAGTCGGTGGATGTTAGCCAATATGTGTCTCTTAAAGAGTTTGATGAAGAAGATGAACATCAGCATGAAGAGCATCATGAACATGATCACCACGGAGCTTATGATCCTCATTACTGGCTAGATGTAGACAACATGAAGCAAATAGCACAAGCTGTAACAGAAAAACTAAGCATACTTAATCCAAAAAACAAACATCTTTTTGAAAAAAATGAAAAAAATTATATTGCTAGTTTGGAAGAACTAGACAATCTTTATAAACAAAAATTACTCTCATGTAAACTAGATACAATTGTAGTTACACACAATGCTTTTGAATACTTGGCACAAAGATACGGATTTCAGGTTGAGTCATTAACGGGGCTGTCTACGGAAGAACAACCAAGTGCACAAGATGTCAAACGTATTTTTCAAGAAATTCAAGAGCGAAATATTCAAATGGTCTTTTTTGAAAACTTTTCAAGTCAAAAAAATATTCAAACTATTGCTGATGATTTAGGAATTAAAGTTGAAAACTTACAACCATTGGGCAATATCACGGCAGAAGAGCTTGACCAGAATCTAACTTATGTAGATATTATGAAAAACAATTTAGAAAAAATTGCTAAGGCTATGCAGTGCAATTAA
- a CDS encoding metal ABC transporter ATP-binding protein encodes MQLKFKVPILDVKNLCFSVLGQKILENTTFNIFSGEYIAIIGPNGGGKTTLIRLLLGLEKPTSGTIKMFGKDQKKFKEWNKIGYVPQRASLVDQNFPATVEDIVKMGRVAKRKLFSRTTEEDEKLVKDAMEKMDITHLKDKMVGTLSGGQRQRVMIARALASSPEILILDEPNTGVDVKSQQSFYALLRKLNKEDGITILFITHDVGVIVDDIGRLFTINQKATICNNPKQALSCEEMTELYGIEAHLLHVHKHEH; translated from the coding sequence GTGCAATTAAAATTTAAAGTACCTATTTTAGATGTGAAAAACCTTTGTTTTTCAGTTTTAGGTCAGAAAATTTTAGAGAATACCACTTTTAATATATTTAGTGGTGAGTATATTGCGATCATAGGACCAAACGGAGGAGGAAAAACTACACTAATCCGATTATTACTCGGATTGGAAAAACCTACATCCGGAACAATAAAAATGTTTGGAAAAGATCAAAAGAAATTTAAAGAGTGGAATAAAATAGGTTATGTCCCTCAGCGTGCCTCATTAGTTGATCAAAATTTTCCTGCAACGGTAGAAGATATTGTAAAAATGGGAAGAGTCGCAAAAAGGAAATTGTTTTCTAGAACTACTGAAGAAGATGAGAAGCTTGTGAAAGATGCCATGGAAAAAATGGATATAACGCATTTAAAAGATAAGATGGTAGGTACTCTCTCAGGTGGGCAACGTCAGCGTGTAATGATTGCCCGTGCACTTGCATCTTCACCGGAAATTTTAATCCTAGATGAACCAAATACGGGTGTAGATGTAAAATCACAACAATCTTTTTATGCACTTTTGAGAAAACTCAATAAAGAAGATGGGATAACTATTTTATTTATTACTCATGATGTTGGTGTGATTGTAGATGATATAGGACGTCTTTTCACAATCAATCAAAAAGCAACTATCTGTAATAATCCGAAACAAGCACTCAGTTGTGAAGAGATGACTGAGCTTTACGGAATTGAAGCGCATCTGCTTCATGTACATAAGCACGAGCATTAG
- a CDS encoding metal ABC transporter permease, giving the protein MLEMFEYEFMQRAFIAGIFIAVLASVGGTFVVLKRYSLISETLAHSALVGVAVGLVAGYNPMWIAVIVSVLFAWLIEYLRSSFALYSDAILSIILSGALALAVIIVSVGGSFNNSLFSYLFGSILAVTTEDLLTILAFGTVALTFLLLYAKELYFIAYDEEVAKTSGIEVKMLNFLLVSVIAIIIALSIRIVGSLLIGALMVIPVVAALQYRVGFKQTLLLSLVFAVFSVIFGMIVSYNFSLPSGATIVLSIIAIFIISLVVNKK; this is encoded by the coding sequence ATGTTAGAGATGTTTGAATATGAATTTATGCAGCGTGCATTTATAGCTGGTATTTTTATAGCGGTATTGGCATCAGTGGGTGGAACTTTTGTCGTATTAAAGCGTTATTCACTTATTAGTGAAACATTGGCTCATTCCGCTTTAGTTGGAGTTGCAGTCGGTTTGGTTGCCGGATACAATCCGATGTGGATAGCAGTTATTGTATCAGTATTATTTGCATGGCTGATCGAATATTTGCGCAGTTCTTTTGCTTTATATTCAGATGCTATTTTATCGATTATATTATCGGGTGCTTTGGCACTGGCAGTGATTATTGTTTCTGTGGGTGGTTCTTTTAACAACTCTCTTTTTTCATATCTATTTGGATCTATTTTAGCGGTAACTACGGAAGATTTACTAACAATTCTGGCTTTTGGCACAGTAGCCTTAACATTTTTATTGCTATATGCTAAAGAACTTTATTTTATAGCTTACGATGAAGAGGTAGCAAAAACAAGTGGAATCGAAGTGAAAATGTTAAACTTCTTGCTTGTAAGTGTCATTGCAATTATTATTGCATTATCGATTCGTATAGTAGGTAGTTTACTTATCGGTGCGTTAATGGTTATTCCAGTTGTAGCTGCACTTCAGTACAGAGTTGGATTTAAACAGACTCTTTTACTCTCATTGGTATTTGCTGTTTTTAGTGTTATTTTTGGAATGATAGTTTCATATAACTTTTCATTACCTTCTGGAGCAACTATAGTTTTAAGTATAATCGCTATTTTTATTATTTCGTTAGTAGTCAATAAAAAATGA